A window from Peromyscus eremicus chromosome 1, PerEre_H2_v1, whole genome shotgun sequence encodes these proteins:
- the Pop4 gene encoding ribonuclease P protein subunit p29, which produces MKAVIYHAFSHKEAKEHDVQELGSQRAEAFVRAFLKQSIPHWSQQDCESHLQRKAVVLEYFTRQKPKQQKKKSKGLTAKQRRDMRLFDINPEQQRYSLFLPLHELWKQYIRDLCNGLKPDTQPQMIQAKLLKADLHGAIISVTKSKCPSYVGVTGILLQETKHVFKIITKEDNLKVIPKLNCVFTIEMDGFVSYIYGSKFQLRSSERSAKKFKVKGTIDL; this is translated from the exons CTGTGATTTACCATGCCTTTTCTCATAAAGAAGCCAAGGAGCACGATGTACAG GAGCTGGGAAGCCAGCGGGCTGAGGCCTTTGTGAGGGCCTTCCTGAAGCAGAGCATACCTCACTGGAGCCAGCAAGACTGTGAGAGCCATCTTCAACGTAAGGCTGTGGTCTTGGAATACTTCACTCGTCAGAAGCCAAAGCAGCAGAAGAAGAAATCCAAAGGCCTCACTGCCAAACAGAGGAGAGACATGAGGCTCTTTGACATTAACCCAGAGCAACAGAG ATacagtctcttcctccctctgcatGAACTCTGGAAGCAGTACATCCGAGACCTGTGCAACGGCCTCAAGCCAGACAC GCAGCCACAGATGATTCAGGCCAAGCTCCTAAAGGCAGATCTTCACGGTGCTATTATCTCAG TCACGAAATCCAAGTGCCCCTCCTATGTGGGGGTCACAGGAATCCTTCTGCAGGAGACCAAGCATGTCTTCAAGATCATCACCAAAGAAGACAACCTGAAAG ttatcCCCAAGCTAAATTGTGTGTTCACCATAGAAATGGATGGCTTCGTTTCCTACATTTATGGAAGCAAATTCCAGCTTCGGTCAAGTG